One region of Mycobacteriales bacterium genomic DNA includes:
- the rarD gene encoding EamA family transporter RarD, with protein MTEGRKGLLFGAAAYVMWGLFPLYWPWVRPAGALEILAHRVVWSLVVVIAILAVQRNWRWIRELLHQPGRLALMALGAILIATNWGVYIWGVNHGEVVETSLGYFINPLVTVLLGVLVLREHLRPVQWAAVGLGAVSVLVLAVDYGHPPWIALTLAFSFGSYGLIKKHVGAPASHSLTVETATLLIPSLVYLGFLAADGRSSFGHSGVAQAVLLVGAGVVTAVPLLFFAGAARRLPLVTLGLLQYVTPVMQFAFGVLVFHEPMPALRLMGFALVWVALIVLSVDMVRYQRTAREVQRQRGVEISATSPV; from the coding sequence ATGACCGAGGGACGCAAAGGACTGCTCTTCGGCGCCGCGGCCTACGTGATGTGGGGGCTCTTCCCCCTCTACTGGCCATGGGTGCGTCCTGCCGGTGCGCTGGAGATCCTGGCCCACCGGGTGGTGTGGTCGCTGGTCGTAGTGATCGCGATCCTCGCCGTGCAACGCAACTGGCGGTGGATCCGCGAACTGTTGCACCAGCCGGGACGGCTCGCACTGATGGCGCTCGGCGCGATCCTCATCGCGACCAACTGGGGCGTCTACATCTGGGGCGTCAACCACGGCGAGGTCGTGGAGACGTCGCTGGGCTACTTCATCAACCCGCTCGTCACGGTCCTGCTGGGCGTGCTGGTGCTGCGCGAGCACCTGCGCCCGGTGCAGTGGGCGGCGGTCGGCCTCGGTGCCGTGTCCGTGCTCGTCCTCGCCGTCGACTACGGCCACCCGCCCTGGATCGCGTTGACGCTGGCCTTCTCCTTCGGCTCGTACGGCCTGATCAAGAAGCACGTCGGTGCGCCCGCGTCGCACAGCCTCACGGTCGAGACGGCGACGCTGCTGATCCCGTCGCTGGTCTATCTGGGTTTCCTCGCCGCGGACGGGCGCAGTAGTTTCGGGCATTCCGGTGTGGCGCAGGCGGTTCTGCTCGTCGGCGCCGGCGTCGTGACCGCCGTACCGCTGCTGTTCTTCGCCGGCGCGGCACGGCGGCTGCCGCTGGTCACGCTCGGGCTGCTGCAATACGTCACGCCGGTGATGCAGTTCGCCTTCGGCGTCCTCGTCTTCCACGAGCCGATGCCGGCGCTGCGGCTGATGGGTTTCGCGCTGGTCTGGGTGGCGCTGATCGTGCTCTCGGTCGACATGGTCCGCTACCAGCGCACGGCGCGCGAGGTACAGCGTCAGCGGGGTGTCGAGATCTCCGCGACATCACCGGTCTAG